Proteins from a single region of Pirellulales bacterium:
- a CDS encoding putative zinc-binding metallopeptidase produces MRSRSRHIAAVLSEPRRRAREPRWAHLSDRELLEWRMCDLGVRIEGSILESRVARINEELARRGLRFRPAFWLSEEWFSPDGVAGVAMPFYLAHPRLTKLEQRQMLAVEGGTRQWCLRIMRHEVGHAIDNAYRLHRRRRWRELFGSATQPYPEFYSPKPYSKRYVLHLDSWYAQSHPSEDFAETFAVWLRPRSRWRRQYADWPALEKLRYVDELMSQIAPQAPLVRSRLRVDALDQLKKTLREHYEEKRARYSTEHAAVYDRDLRRLFSDSKDNTEGPAASAVLRRMRPDLRELVAHWTGAHQYTIDQVLQEMISRCRELKLRMHRSEGATKRDALVVLTVHTMNYLHAGHHRLAL; encoded by the coding sequence GTGCGATCCCGTTCCCGCCATATCGCCGCCGTCTTGAGCGAACCGCGACGGCGCGCGCGGGAACCGCGCTGGGCACATCTCTCCGATCGCGAGCTGCTTGAGTGGCGGATGTGCGACCTGGGCGTGCGGATCGAAGGCTCGATCCTCGAATCGCGCGTGGCACGCATCAATGAAGAGCTGGCCCGCCGGGGCCTGCGCTTCCGCCCCGCGTTCTGGCTTTCGGAGGAATGGTTCTCGCCCGACGGCGTGGCTGGCGTGGCGATGCCGTTTTATCTCGCCCATCCGCGTCTGACGAAGCTCGAGCAGCGGCAGATGCTGGCCGTCGAGGGGGGCACCCGGCAGTGGTGCCTGCGGATCATGCGGCACGAAGTAGGGCACGCCATCGACAATGCCTATCGATTGCATCGCCGCCGTCGCTGGCGCGAATTGTTCGGCAGCGCCACGCAGCCGTATCCCGAATTCTATTCTCCGAAGCCGTATAGCAAGCGCTATGTATTGCACCTGGATAGCTGGTACGCACAGAGCCATCCTTCGGAAGATTTCGCCGAGACCTTTGCCGTGTGGTTGCGGCCGCGCTCGCGCTGGCGCCGCCAGTATGCCGATTGGCCGGCGCTGGAAAAGCTCCGCTACGTCGACGAACTGATGAGCCAGATTGCGCCGCAGGCGCCGCTGGTCCGCTCGCGGCTGCGCGTCGACGCGCTCGATCAGCTAAAGAAGACGTTGCGCGAACATTACGAGGAAAAGCGGGCCCGCTACAGCACCGAGCACGCCGCGGTTTACGACCGCGATTTGCGGCGGCTATTTTCCGATTCGAAGGATAATACCGAGGGCCCTGCGGCCTCGGCGGTGTTGCGCCGCATGCGTCCCGACCTGCGTGAGCTTGTCGCGCATTGGACCGGCGCGCATCAATATACGATTGACCAGGTGCTGCAAGAGATGATCAGCCGCTGCCGCGAGCTGAAGCTGCGCATGCACCGCTCGGAGGGAGCCACCAAGCGCGACGCGCTGGTCGTGCTGACCGTCCACACGATGAATTACCTTCACGCAGGTCACCACCGGTTGGCGTTATGA
- a CDS encoding ATP-grasp domain-containing protein: MKPLRVLVLMHEDLVPPDSIAGLSVKEVAPFKSEYDVSAGLQNIGHEVRPLGLSSDLGVLRDAILEWQPDIMFNLLEEFHGVAVYDQHVVGYLELMRKPYTGCNPRGLLLAHDKALTKEILSYHRIRVPDFAVFPREKKVKRPKRLKFPLLVKSISEEGSVGIAQASVVHNDEKLTERVEFIHAQTMTDAIAEEFIEGRELYVGVLGNQRLETFPTWEMFFRNMPDDTMRIATEKVKWDHDYQKKHGIETGPAEKLDPAVDAQIAKVCKRVYRTLSLSGYARMDLRLTPDGQVYVLEANPNPNLEYGEDFAESAEKAGISYEALLSRILNLGLNYQAAWQWGG, encoded by the coding sequence ATGAAACCATTACGCGTCCTGGTGCTCATGCACGAAGACCTGGTGCCGCCCGACAGCATCGCCGGCCTCAGCGTCAAGGAAGTCGCGCCGTTCAAGAGCGAATACGACGTCTCGGCCGGCCTGCAGAACATCGGCCACGAAGTGCGGCCGCTGGGCCTCAGCAGCGACTTGGGCGTGTTGCGCGACGCCATTCTCGAATGGCAGCCCGACATCATGTTCAACCTGCTCGAAGAATTTCACGGCGTGGCGGTCTACGACCAGCACGTCGTCGGCTACTTGGAGCTGATGCGCAAGCCCTACACCGGCTGCAATCCGCGCGGACTGCTGCTGGCGCACGACAAGGCGCTGACGAAAGAGATCTTGTCGTATCACCGCATTCGCGTGCCCGACTTCGCGGTCTTCCCGCGAGAGAAGAAGGTCAAGCGGCCCAAGCGGCTGAAGTTTCCGCTGCTGGTGAAATCGATCAGCGAAGAGGGTTCGGTCGGCATTGCCCAGGCTTCGGTCGTCCATAACGACGAGAAGCTGACCGAGCGCGTGGAGTTCATTCACGCCCAGACCATGACCGACGCCATCGCCGAAGAATTCATCGAAGGGCGCGAGCTCTATGTCGGCGTACTCGGCAATCAGCGGCTGGAAACATTTCCCACCTGGGAAATGTTCTTCCGCAACATGCCCGACGACACGATGCGGATCGCCACCGAAAAAGTGAAGTGGGACCACGACTACCAGAAGAAGCATGGCATCGAAACCGGTCCGGCCGAAAAACTCGACCCGGCCGTCGACGCGCAGATCGCCAAGGTCTGCAAGCGCGTCTACCGCACGCTCAGCCTGAGCGGCTACGCCCGCATGGATCTGCGCCTGACGCCCGACGGGCAGGTGTACGTGCTCGAGGCGAACCCTAACCCGAACCTGGAATACGGCGAAGATTTCGCCGAAAGCGCCGAAAAGGCCGGTATCTCTTACGAGGCGCTCCTGTCGCGAATCCTCAATCTGGGTCTGAACTATCAGGCGGCGTGGCAGTGGGGCGGGTAG
- a CDS encoding carboxypeptidase-like regulatory domain-containing protein — translation MVSMIPPDDISVHLPAPRDDEPRALRSDIADELADHLACSVARERLRDEQHRGRSEEELLGEALDRFGDPREVARRLWWDAMKEKIMTQRVILGVTLVAAAAAIGAVALLAQLMANNREDQKQMLGAQREWMQAMLAEVRKPRESQGGDGRFSDWQPLRVKLVDEEGNPVEGGASCTGRPFGKDDAIEQQVQTDATGLADFGRLPAGPYTVTCYVKATSESGGRTDILLGPGRPSETTIRCPTKYDTSVPATFTITAPGDISPDRLYFVAQLRRLGRNVDGIFWQYVGEPKAVAVLLDAKGTVLGEFPIDFINGTGRRGGLLRAGSMPRVFGEFISEIPSMIPLSRAQNIIPSLYDVAFAAYGAEVLPDNANNRPTLHVLTAAPRVERNIDRESVVVDESTSHGNAFWADVRQSFTRLEMIKQSRRDAAVSEGDSSHGIRLGATGHEDASPTSSTTAPVHDAEEPGPTGIRGAALRADDLVDNVAESNALATAPPAPAVPPASALPPRTTTLTVPVRINIETPDHLKNEPLWYLVHFAPHEDLAPEQVPAHQSQLLLVDAKGEVQGELPQRGPGWENFLPVQSASGATIRFPAKLPQRVPVLPHKGFSLGDYDAIAVPYLAARKETVAGARPTLDALNGFDVFLARLQIGAKEGGTLTIGADQTEFWDGIDEVMREWVQEEAAESQKKSGVNQASPAENPGQN, via the coding sequence GTGGTGTCGATGATTCCGCCCGATGACATTTCGGTTCATCTGCCGGCGCCGCGCGACGACGAGCCGCGTGCGCTGCGGAGCGACATCGCCGACGAGTTAGCGGATCATCTGGCGTGTTCGGTGGCGCGCGAACGATTGCGCGACGAGCAGCATCGGGGCCGGAGCGAAGAGGAACTATTGGGTGAGGCGCTCGACCGGTTTGGCGATCCGCGAGAGGTCGCCCGGCGGCTGTGGTGGGACGCGATGAAGGAGAAGATCATGACGCAGCGAGTCATCCTGGGCGTGACGCTGGTGGCAGCCGCGGCCGCGATCGGCGCGGTGGCGTTGCTCGCGCAACTGATGGCGAACAATCGCGAGGACCAGAAGCAAATGCTCGGCGCGCAGCGCGAATGGATGCAAGCGATGCTGGCCGAAGTGCGCAAGCCGCGGGAATCGCAGGGCGGTGACGGACGGTTCAGCGATTGGCAGCCGCTACGGGTCAAGTTGGTCGACGAAGAGGGGAATCCGGTAGAAGGCGGTGCGAGTTGCACGGGGAGACCGTTTGGAAAAGACGACGCAATCGAGCAGCAGGTCCAAACGGATGCGACCGGGCTCGCCGATTTCGGCCGCTTGCCGGCGGGTCCTTATACGGTCACTTGCTACGTCAAAGCGACAAGCGAATCGGGAGGACGAACTGATATTCTTTTAGGACCCGGGCGTCCGAGCGAAACGACGATACGCTGCCCGACCAAATACGACACGTCCGTTCCCGCGACCTTTACAATAACTGCTCCCGGAGACATCAGTCCGGATCGGCTTTATTTTGTGGCGCAACTGCGGCGACTTGGCAGGAATGTGGACGGCATCTTTTGGCAGTACGTCGGCGAGCCGAAAGCGGTTGCCGTGTTACTCGATGCGAAAGGCACGGTCCTGGGAGAATTCCCCATCGACTTTATCAACGGAACGGGCCGCCGCGGCGGCCTCCTGCGCGCTGGTAGCATGCCACGCGTTTTCGGTGAATTTATCAGTGAAATACCGTCGATGATTCCGTTATCACGGGCCCAGAACATTATCCCTTCGCTGTACGATGTCGCATTTGCCGCTTACGGCGCGGAAGTGCTCCCTGACAATGCAAACAATCGGCCGACATTGCACGTGCTCACCGCGGCACCAAGGGTTGAACGCAACATCGATCGTGAAAGCGTCGTGGTGGACGAGTCTACTTCACACGGCAATGCCTTTTGGGCGGATGTCCGCCAAAGCTTCACCCGCCTAGAAATGATCAAGCAGTCTCGCAGGGACGCGGCGGTTTCTGAAGGCGATTCGTCACATGGCATCCGGCTCGGCGCCACAGGGCACGAAGATGCTTCCCCGACCAGTTCCACTACCGCGCCGGTGCATGACGCCGAGGAGCCTGGGCCGACCGGCATACGCGGTGCAGCCCTTCGCGCGGACGACTTGGTAGATAACGTCGCGGAGTCGAATGCGCTCGCGACCGCACCACCGGCTCCAGCAGTGCCCCCCGCGAGTGCGCTACCGCCGCGAACTACAACGCTGACCGTACCGGTGCGGATCAACATTGAAACGCCCGATCATCTCAAGAACGAGCCTCTCTGGTATCTCGTCCACTTTGCCCCGCATGAGGACCTAGCCCCCGAGCAAGTGCCGGCGCACCAAAGCCAATTGCTGCTCGTCGACGCCAAGGGCGAGGTCCAAGGCGAGTTACCGCAGCGAGGGCCGGGCTGGGAAAATTTCTTGCCAGTGCAATCCGCCTCCGGCGCAACAATCAGGTTTCCGGCCAAGCTGCCGCAGCGAGTGCCGGTGCTACCTCACAAGGGGTTCAGCCTCGGCGACTACGACGCCATCGCGGTTCCGTATCTTGCGGCGAGAAAAGAGACCGTTGCCGGGGCTCGCCCGACCCTCGACGCCCTCAATGGCTTCGACGTGTTCTTGGCGCGACTGCAGATCGGCGCCAAAGAGGGCGGCACGCTGACAATCGGCGCCGATCAGACCGAGTTTTGGGATGGCATTGATGAAGTCATGCGTGAATGGGTACAAGAGGAAGCCGCCGAGTCGCAGAAAAAATCTGGAGTTAACCAAGCCTCGCCGGCTGAGAATCCAGGTCAAAACTGA
- a CDS encoding helix-turn-helix transcriptional regulator, protein MDPKLISGTLETMMLEVLSSAPSYGYEIVQSVLARSAGRLALKEGSLYPALHKLEREKLLESYWTECDGRRRKYYKLTATGRALLETRRQEWQSFAAGVNGVLGLERGAAPAIS, encoded by the coding sequence ATGGATCCCAAACTTATCTCCGGCACGCTCGAGACGATGATGCTCGAAGTCCTCTCTAGCGCGCCGAGTTACGGCTACGAGATTGTGCAGTCGGTGCTGGCGCGCTCGGCGGGGCGCCTGGCGCTCAAGGAAGGAAGCCTTTACCCGGCGTTGCACAAACTGGAGCGTGAAAAGCTGCTCGAATCTTATTGGACCGAGTGCGACGGACGGCGGCGAAAGTACTACAAGTTGACCGCGACGGGCCGGGCACTCTTGGAAACGCGCCGTCAGGAATGGCAATCGTTCGCCGCGGGCGTCAACGGCGTGCTGGGGCTGGAGCGCGGCGCCGCGCCGGCAATTTCGTAA
- the argH gene encoding argininosuccinate lyase produces MANKPWGGVFAEATDRRVEQFTESVSFDRRLYAQDIRASIAHAQMLAKVGLISTGECQQIAQGLDQIRHEIEQGQFEFRIELEDVHMHIERALVDRLGDVGRKLHTGRSRNDQVSTDLRLWVRDAIDTITSRLTDLQRAFVGRCAADRDCILPGYTHTQRAQPVLAPHYWLAYCEKLARDRDRLADCRRRVNVLTLGTAALAGTTLPIDRHDVAQRLGFEAVASNSLDASSDRDFVLEFAFALSMIGEHLSTWAEEWILWSTSEFDFLQLPQAFCTGSSIMPQKINPDVLELVRGKTARLIGNVSRLLVLLKGLPLAYNRDLQEDKEAIFDSVDTVLACLEVAAPLVAGAKLNRPAIAAGLDRGYLDATTLMEWLIKQNIPQRTAHEIVGQLVRQAMQRGVPLVRLSLADFQAVHPTIDKSVFDVLGVERAIEAFTSYGSTAPAEVDRQIAAWTTRLNKSPASADG; encoded by the coding sequence GTGGCCAACAAGCCTTGGGGCGGCGTCTTTGCCGAGGCCACCGACCGACGCGTCGAGCAGTTCACCGAAAGCGTGAGCTTCGATCGCCGGCTCTACGCTCAGGATATCCGGGCTTCGATCGCCCATGCCCAGATGCTCGCCAAGGTCGGTCTGATTTCGACCGGCGAGTGCCAGCAGATCGCGCAGGGGCTCGATCAGATCCGCCACGAGATCGAGCAGGGGCAATTCGAGTTCCGCATCGAGCTCGAAGACGTCCACATGCACATCGAGCGGGCCCTGGTTGACCGCCTGGGCGATGTGGGCCGCAAGCTGCACACCGGCCGTAGCCGCAATGACCAGGTTTCGACCGATCTGCGGCTGTGGGTGCGCGATGCCATCGATACGATCACCTCGCGGCTGACGGACTTGCAAAGGGCCTTTGTCGGACGCTGCGCCGCGGACCGCGATTGCATTCTGCCCGGCTACACCCACACACAGCGGGCCCAGCCGGTGCTGGCGCCGCACTACTGGCTGGCCTATTGCGAGAAGCTGGCGCGCGACCGCGACCGCCTGGCCGATTGCCGCCGCCGGGTGAATGTGCTCACGCTCGGCACGGCGGCACTCGCCGGCACGACCTTGCCGATCGACCGGCATGATGTGGCTCAGCGGCTGGGCTTCGAAGCCGTGGCCTCGAACAGCCTCGACGCGTCGAGCGATCGCGACTTCGTGCTGGAATTCGCTTTCGCCCTGTCAATGATCGGCGAGCATCTCAGCACCTGGGCCGAGGAATGGATCCTCTGGTCAACCAGCGAATTTGACTTCCTGCAACTGCCGCAAGCCTTCTGCACTGGCTCGTCGATCATGCCGCAGAAGATCAATCCCGACGTGTTGGAACTCGTGCGAGGAAAAACCGCGCGATTGATCGGCAATGTCTCGCGCTTGCTGGTGTTACTAAAAGGTTTGCCATTGGCGTACAACCGCGATCTGCAAGAAGACAAGGAAGCGATCTTCGACTCGGTCGATACGGTGCTGGCCTGCCTCGAAGTCGCGGCGCCGCTCGTGGCGGGCGCGAAGCTGAACCGTCCGGCAATTGCCGCCGGACTCGACCGCGGCTACCTCGACGCCACGACGCTCATGGAGTGGTTGATCAAGCAAAACATTCCACAGCGCACGGCGCACGAGATCGTGGGCCAATTGGTGCGCCAGGCGATGCAGCGCGGCGTGCCCCTGGTCCGGCTTTCGCTCGCCGATTTTCAGGCCGTGCATCCGACGATCGATAAGTCGGTGTTCGACGTGCTGGGGGTCGAGCGCGCGATCGAAGCCTTTACCAGTTACGGTTCGACGGCCCCGGCCGAAGTGGATCGACAAATCGCGGCCTGGACCACGCGCCTGAACAAGAGTCCCGCAAGCGCCGACGGCTGA